In the genome of Neodiprion fabricii isolate iyNeoFabr1 chromosome 4, iyNeoFabr1.1, whole genome shotgun sequence, the window GATTTCGAATAATGTATGTGAGACTTGCAGCCAAATGTGGAAGTAGAGACGTCTGCCGCAGTACATTACTCAATTTGATTTGGCCAGGAAATTTGATGATGAAATACCAAAGTATACTattatcaaaaaacaaaataatttcatcaatttgtGGTTGTTTCAGACGTCAACGCGTCGTTCGCTATAATGCCTCTTGAATCTGTCGCGGAAGGTGATAGCATCAATATCACGTGTGGTATTTCAAGTTATCTTAATTTTAGTAGCGATGAGATTCTTAAATGGAACGTTAATCGTTCGGGTAAATATGactttgtttgatttttcatcataaTATTTAGTCAAGCCTGCTTCTTCGAATGAAGTCAGTAACAGTACGAATATCAACATGAATCCGTGaagtacataaatatatttttgtagatCTTGAAACAGGAAGAATGAgagttttgaaaaagaaaacaaaatttacgcATCTTTCAATACTTCAAATAAGCAGAGTGACTCGATTGGACGATGGGATTTACATTTGTGATGTTCTCGACAAGAGTAAGGGCTTCAAACCCCAGGCGTATAACTTGTCTGTGGCGGGTATGTAAAATTACTTTGATCATGGCTTGAAAAGAATTTATACTGGAATCAACTTAAATGAATTACTTCTGTTTTTTGACTGTTTCAGCTGGGCGTAAACCAAAAATATACGAATGGAATATGAACACTTCTCAGTTAGTGATTGACACTggcaaaaaacgaaaagacgACGTAATTCTCATATGCTTAGCTGACGGAATGCCAAAACCAGAAATCACCTGGTTGAAGGTAACGTAATGCATAGTGCATTTTAAACTTGTTGATATTATCTTCGTCGAAGTCTCGCAAGATATTAATTCATGAATATGTGTACTATAACATTACGGAAGTATTAGGAATGTCTTTGTCAACTACCACGAGAAAGTGTGCTTTTTTTCTGCCAAAATGTAGGATAACAAGTCACTGCCGAAACACAATGGGTACAAAATTTCGCGAGACAAATCTGAGCTCCAGATGCGATACCTTCTCGAGCAAGATAGTGGACGATACACGTGTCGAGTTGTGAATCGTTTTGGCAGCGATGAAAGATCCGTGGATATTGTAGTGAATGAAGGTAAACTTATGCAATACCTATTTCGAATATGATGTATTCAATCTTCGACAATTATTTCGACCTATAACAATTGTAGTATTTTCAGGACGAAGTCACATAATTCATCTTGGGTTGATCTGCGGGCTTACCATAATTATTGTCATAATCATTGCTTGCATGGGACTTAAAGCGAACCGTAAGAGAGTGAGTATCAAAAGAATGAATGACACCGCTGTTCCGTGGAGAAATATTAATCTTGTGCATGTTTCATAGCTTTGGAGTAAGAAGCTGCTCAAGGCAGGATCAGTTTATTTTGTGAAAGAGACGGTCGAATGCCGAGACCCCAAGTTGAACATCGATGATCAAGCCAAGTTATTATCTGAAGATAAGAAATAAGAATTCCTCGAGAAAACTTGAAACTTGGTACGTACATTCGACTGTCTCAACTGAAGTGGCATACCTATGGAATATATGTATTTctatgatatttcattatagtTTAACAGGCAAGCAAGTgggaaatatataatatgcttTTCATTAACCAAAATATAGAATAACAAGTCACTGTCAAAAAACCATAAGTGCGATATTTTGCAATACAAATCTAAACTCCGTATACGATACTTTGTCGAGCAAAATGGTGGACATCACACGTGTCAAGCGGTGATTTGTGTTGAATATTGATGGATATTTTAGTCAGGCCCGTATTTACGCCCAGATCAACAAGGCCCTGGCCTAGGGGTGGCGGCGATGCGGGGATCAGCCGTTATTCCCCCtgaattattcttatttttcttttcatgcTTGTTCtatttatgtatatgaatgtaatgattttttaaaaaaagcatTTAACAGTAGATTCCGTTAAGTAATCTAGAAACCAAGCGAATATACAAATTTGtcatagaaatttttaaatagtttTCTACAATAAAGATTTAAAAGCGAAGATGGGAGTTAATTTCTTACTGTATTCCATTTTGTACAATAGGTATTTTAGACGGATCATCCGTACCtcaaatgtacaaaatttgaacatCGTTCTTTTTGTCGTTTATAGTAGCTGGTTTTGAATgaacatcgttttttttttttttttgttctttatcGTTTTTCACGGGAGACGTGCCCATTTGGTATGCAAATATCCTGTTTTATTGTGACAACTTGTGCCGACTGCGAAAGGTCAAGCGGGAAGAAAGATGTTTGAATTGCCAAACGCTAAATTGCCAAAGGTATGTGCACCTTGCTGACTTTAATTATCAAACGAAATTtatcaagaagaaaaatgtatttacgtGGACTTCACATTGACTAAATTAGAGAAATCCGAAGGTATTACGATTTTACAGGCGTTACACATTATCGAAGCATaagtattattgaaaatgagTTAAATTTGCGCGAGAATACAAttgtcatttgaaaaaatacaatatgtTAGTATTGGACCAGTGAAAATAAGTTTACTTTTACTCGTTTCCACACCACCGCATTTGCCGAAAATCAGCGAAAAGATTAATAAAATGGGCACTCGACGCACTCAGACGAAAGTAGACATCACTGAAACCTGACGGTacacaaaacaatgaaaactcggattctatTTGACACgtgctcgatgtattccacaACTTCAATATTCCTAATTATTCCAAAGAATTTTCGTtggctctctcgatcttgaatttttttaggcatagaatcgaaactttgttttagctagtcgcaagtgaagtatctatgTTGAGTAcagaagcagaattgttttcgaaCAGTgttcgtatgaaaaaaattcagagtaacggtaatacatcacggatgcgctaatttggATTCAGAAGAAATGGATGCTCCATGTACAAGACAGTATTGTACGGAGTGTCCTAATTGAAAGTCCTGAAAAGGTGATTGTTGGCGATTTGTTTttgagaaagaacgaagcttcttgaaacttcgagtagattttaacacacatttaaaaagtacgagcaaaaatttgtatcatccaactgtcgcagaacggcagcgttattagctgacctgttaactgaagaatacatctttagtcaacggctgaccatcgaagggccaagccacttgagtctggaatcggcaggggagataaagtgcgtatttcttgtctgaaatgtaaacactaaaatcattatacatcatatcatatcatcgtacatcatacatcatacatcgtacatagttttaaagttcgaaaccaaagtttggatgttcgcatgttcggatgttcagaaagtaaCGTCAcacaacattttttctctcttgacgtcatcaatctgaaatcagctagccgaattcctcagtctggaaacaaccgcgctgtaaagcggacgtatgagaatcgcgctccgcagatttcgagtaccagGTTCTCTatctcctggatcctgcgctccgggtccgctacctggtgaaactcgacttccaggacaagggctccgtggttcctgggcTCCAGGTTCACTACCtcgtgaaactcgacttccaggacaagggctccgtggttcctgggctccaggtccactacctggtgaaactcgacttccaggacaagcgcacTGTGATTTCTGCGCTTCAGGTACGCAATCTGGgaaaactcgacttccagtacaagcgctccgtggttcctgggctccaggtccactacctggtgaaacttgacttccaggacaagcgctccgggGTTCCTGTTtaatgtttacaatgaattatttcaattcatatttcgcgcaagccaaaattcagtagctgtcagtgcgctaataatatttagacaattttttataattttctcataatcttcttggtaaaatgtgtcgatacaaaaattatactaATCCTTACAGAATATTTTGGATGTGTTCTAaggctgaaaatatttattggtaTGCGAGGCATAACCCGAGGTcgttggcggtggtcgttggaggtggttggcggtggttggaggtgttcgaaGGTGGTTGGGGTAGTTGCGGGTGATCAAGGTCGACGAGGAGAAGGACTAAgcggaggaagaagaggaagacgagaaaaaaaaggtggaggaggaggacgaggatttgtgctcggtgagtaaaacatttttataatatttcttggcaattgcaaatatattttaattcgaaattttcaaacttttcatattcacaacaaattatttcaattcatttttcgcgcaagcacaaattcagtaccTATAAATGTGCTACTAAgatttatcatattattaattaattaattgattatattaatccttacacaatatttttgaagtgtTCTTATACGGAAACTATTTATTACTGTTCAAGGTATAACCGGAGGTGGTTATCGatggttgttggaggtggttggcggtggtagGAGGTAAACGAAGGTGGTCAAGAACTAGAAGGAGgacaaggaggaggaggacgagaagGACGAGATGGACTAGAAGCTCGTTGCAGGTGATTGAAGGTGGTAAGGTAGTCTGGGGTGTTGGGTCGGTGTGGTGTTAGGGTGTCGGGGTGGTGAGATAGCGGGGTGGTGGGGCCCTACCCTACAcgctaccctaccctaccctacacCCTACACCCTACCCAACCCTGCCCTGCCccaccctaccctaccctacacCCTACCCTACCTGACACAACGCCACCGCAACCCACCCCACCTCTCCTACTTTCCGTCATCCCACTCCCACTCCCGCTCCTACTCCTgcttctactcctactcctagtCTACCTCCTACTACTCCTAATTCTACTCTTACTTCTACTTTCACTTCTACTGCTACTCCTACTCCAACTCCCAACACTCCTACACAACTTCTAGTTATCCAGCCACGTACTATGACAGCCAACCACCACCGCAGAGATATGACgatgaaaattcttcgttttcaGGCAGTaactcttgatccgttgctcatAGCGCATTgtgactacgcccaatcgatttctctcgcaaaatcacgtcgaaatagtATATGAAAGAAtacattccagcacttttcaaaatcgcgaaaatttccgcgtaGAATGCAGAGGgattagccttactttttgtTCACTTTTCGAGCCAAATATTcatggtctcagattcgatttgtttgacccttttctgactaattggaccctcagcaACTCACAAAtagcagcaaaaagagcgtggggtcaacaggagagaaattacgaaaaaagaagcacctgctgaaaaacgtcgaaaacacaggttcacGTTATTTGGCTGTGACTTTTGACCCGTTGAtcacagcgtattgggactgcgcctaatcgatttctctcgcgaaattacgtcgaaatagtgccgtgatgaatttatttcagcactttccaagatcgcgaatattttcgccaaaaatgcaaaggggtaagccttgctgtttttttgagcgcaaaacttttggtcttcgattcgatttgtacgaccctGACCTGACTAATTGAACCCTCgtgaactcagaaaacacagcaaaaagagggtgggatcaacgggagagaaattacggaggaaaaagcacctgctgaaaaatttcgaaaacacaggttctcgttttttggctgtaacttctgatccgttgatcacagcgtattgggaatgcgcccaatcgatttctttctcAAAATTACGTCGCAATAGaccatgaaagaatttattccagcactttttcaatttttcaaatttttcgcaaaaaatacaaaggggttagccatactttttttctttattcttggagctgaaaatttttggttctaGATGCGATTCATATGACCAATGGAGAAGAAGGACCAATTCGGAGTAGGAATTGGAGAGTTAGGAGTTGAAGTGGGAGTAGGAGTCGAAGTAGGAATAGGTGTAGGAGTAGGAGTGGGAGTCAGAGTAGAAGTGCTAGAGATGGGGCGTGAGACGGAGAGGGTATGGTAGGATAGGGTATTTTCACTCTtacttctacttcttctttcACTGCTACTTTTA includes:
- the LOC124181071 gene encoding neural cell adhesion molecule 2-like isoform X2 — encoded protein: MLTIKNVTENDGGSYTCFVQEFSGDGEAADTCDIKFWDPNHFFVDVRMVEGDDYRSIVGKEGKTSRWNIKIDAYPEYSLHWYKNIGEKTTEIDFKNSSKYSVSDTFRIDGRLNHLFEIHKSDVYDNGEYVIRVRTKHDTSEINLHLTIDAPPVPKIITSLTYVAPGQSTNFLCMTVSYPLANVTWSYMELPNYPLLNGNRSASLLDFGEFANHDAVTSVSHLNIKVNDTGYLTCRSCNYISCAEDTKLISVSDVNASFAIMPLESVAEGDSINITCGISSYLNFSSDEILKWNVNRSDLETGRMRVLKKKTKFTHLSILQISRVTRLDDGIYICDVLDKSKGFKPQAYNLSVAAGRKPKIYEWNMNTSQLVIDTGKKRKDDVILICLADGMPKPEITWLKDNKSLPKHNGYKISRDKSELQMRYLLEQDSGRYTCRVVNRFGSDERSVDIVVNEGRSHIIHLGLICGLTIIIVIIIACMGLKANRKRLWSKKLLKAGSVYFVKETVECRDPKLNIDDQAKLLSEDKK
- the LOC124181071 gene encoding neural cell adhesion molecule 2-like isoform X1; this translates as MLTIKNVTENDGGSYTCFVQEFSGDGEAADTCDIKFWDPNHFFVDVRMVEGDDYRSIVGKEGKTSRWNIKIDAYPEYSLHWYKNIGEKTTEIDFKNSSKYSVSDTFRIDGRLNHLFEIHKSDVYDNGEYVIRVRTKHDTSEINLHLTIDAPPVPKIITSLTYVAPGQSTNFLCMTVSYPLANVTWSYMELPNYPLLNGNRSASLLDFGEFANHDAVTSVSHLNIKVNDTGYLTCRSCNYISCAEDTKLISVSDVNASFAIMPLESVAEGDSINITCGISSYLNFSSDEILKWNVNRSDLETGRMRVLKKKTKFTHLSILQISRVTRLDDGIYICDVLDKSKGFKPQAYNLSVAAGRKPKIYEWNMNTSQLVIDTGKKRKDDVILICLADGMPKPEITWLKDNKSLPKHNGYKISRDKSELQMRYLLEQDSGRYTCRVVNRFGSDERSVDIVVNEVFSGRSHIIHLGLICGLTIIIVIIIACMGLKANRKRLWSKKLLKAGSVYFVKETVECRDPKLNIDDQAKLLSEDKK
- the LOC124181071 gene encoding neural cell adhesion molecule 2-like isoform X3: MVEGDDYRSIVGKEGKTSRWNIKIDAYPEYSLHWYKNIGEKTTEIDFKNSSKYSVSDTFRIDGRLNHLFEIHKSDVYDNGEYVIRVRTKHDTSEINLHLTIDAPPVPKIITSLTYVAPGQSTNFLCMTVSYPLANVTWSYMELPNYPLLNGNRSASLLDFGEFANHDAVTSVSHLNIKVNDTGYLTCRSCNYISCAEDTKLISVSDVNASFAIMPLESVAEGDSINITCGISSYLNFSSDEILKWNVNRSDLETGRMRVLKKKTKFTHLSILQISRVTRLDDGIYICDVLDKSKGFKPQAYNLSVAAGRKPKIYEWNMNTSQLVIDTGKKRKDDVILICLADGMPKPEITWLKDNKSLPKHNGYKISRDKSELQMRYLLEQDSGRYTCRVVNRFGSDERSVDIVVNEVFSGRSHIIHLGLICGLTIIIVIIIACMGLKANRKRLWSKKLLKAGSVYFVKETVECRDPKLNIDDQAKLLSEDKK